In Raphanus sativus cultivar WK10039 unplaced genomic scaffold, ASM80110v3 Scaffold1593, whole genome shotgun sequence, the genomic stretch gccatacagattagacccgaaaagaaaagaaaaagaatgactaagtcataccagcttaagcaccacgaaattaatgtcctagaagagacataatcaagttgctatagagtctaaagatagacaaatatgttccataagataaagaacctcggaaatgaaaagaaaggtgcatagaaatgacatatccgaggtcataagggaaaccataccagacattgagataaggctgcgcagctaaacatctaaggtaccagaccatgtagtttgggacgccaaactgcaaggtaatgaaggttcttagtaagaaggaaatctctaatcgattagttcatgtctggaacacaatggaaccatacatataaaagagtgtcgacacatacacacataaaagataaagatgcataaggaaatagcacttgagtttaaaatatataagcgaggatcagaacccacgagaatacaagaatgcattcatagactaacAGAAACCGTGGGGATTTAAAGAAAggttcaaagaatctataaaagagatgggtgtattgaccatatatagaaacaccatctgataataAGATAAACCAGTGAAAATAGGTCATGTGTGGGAAatgaaaagaaatcgtgagacatggactaaggtgttcatattcctactTAAAGCATTCAaagaatggcttgattacacaaggatactcacagagaccaagaaatagattataaggagatatactcctatgtggtggatgctactacaaattcgaaaaggtctggatataagtaagaaagaaatgtagtaagtagcatattgatcactggataaagaaatgataaaagtatcaaaaagatgagaaaaaaaattctcatagaatagttttgttcctaaactattcatggactgaaacaagACAGCTGCAAATGATAatgaaagactaagaaaatatttgtacaatcagtccatagatcctTATAGATGATATTATAATTctttgtgtttatgtttataccaaaccaacctaaagagaggttcaatggttcaatgatacaagttatcgattgattttggacagaatatgatgggactagaaaccttagccatatatgagtatattggcgtgtgatgacaaggtctatgacttaacatgtatgttttcgaaaacatagcattgtctacgacaaaatgaaagaagtcatgagacatcatccaaagatagtgaccagaagaatgtctgagtcaataataaaataaaagtgtccACGGTATGGCAAAGCCATGAGACTAGAGAAACCGTGGGACGTAAGAAGACATGCAAGAAAGATTTAATCGCAGGATAGAGGTACATCCAAGTACTGGTCGAGTACTATCCGAGTACTGATTGAGCATCATCCATCCGACTAGAACATGAAGACATTGTCGAGTGGTCAGCATCAAAGGAGCACGTCTTGACCATGTCCAAATGAAGTTCCAGAAGGCCggcaaaattacaaaatattacaagaagctcatcggccagataggaatgcatcgtccaaagatctacagtgatgcattcatcagggggagttcatgtgttgtactctttttcttgtccatggtttcccattttgccacattggttttggggttttccaagagaggttttaatgaggcaacattaagcatgcagcgaaccagtaccggatgtgtcgatcaagggagagtgttatgtaccagattgtgatcgacataaccggaccgaccaggaccgtactgaccgcaggagataatgcttatcgactgttgtacttatccacttaggataaacacgacctcACTTAGTTTCATAACAAAAACAAGATTAAACACATCCTACCgtttttattagtatattgATGGAAACGATATTTTGGCTACACGAAACAGAAACACATcccaaaaaaacattttgattcTTCATGTAAAAAGACGTAAGATTACGCTGGGATCCATGTCCCTGAAAGAAAATATCCcccaaaataaaagaaaaaatttgcTCTAATCCAGGGATCTGCACACAATGATTTATGTTACAAAAAGTTTGCACATCATAACATATGAGTAAAAgtctcatttatatatatattagtttgaATATCTATTGAATGAGTTTTACTCATATGTTTTTATGatcatatgtattttttataataaaaattttaaattattgataacaaattTTTAATGTGTTAGGAATTTATAATCATTGttgaaaattcaaattataacatatacaaaaatgtaatttttattatatagttagtatgattgtttattttatattaatatacaattaaaaataaatgatggataatataaaaattgttctcaaatctttattattaaaattattttatatatatatatatatacatatatgtatattccATATAAAATACCCAAATACAtccatttcaaaattttcattgaACAATAATTGAGaccttaaatttttattttgaaatttgtagtGAATTTTAAAGaacaactataaattattaaaactattacaAATCTCacgttgaaatttttttaataacggATTTAcagtttttgttataaaatatacagataatcataaaattatatgattaaGAAGTCTCGTttaatagatatatattaaaatatattagatatctatgttaatatcatttaaagttaattaatctatataaaatatataaaatgattgtttaaatttatttaccaTACAATAATTGTAAATAGACAAAACGATTGTTTTGGccatttaattatatatgtcgttaattatttttttatttaatagatatttattattttgttagttttcTAATAcctaagaaatataaaataagtaataataaGTAAAAGCAGTTTTATATACAATGCTAGTCTTATATGATAACATCATACATATAAAACTGTTGTATACTAATTGACAAGCAGGGTAGTCACAAGGTTTTGTTTCAtgcataaatattataaaactgttgtttattttgttcaaaaacCAATGATTATCCTCGTAAACCTTAAAATTTTGGCTTGAAActtttataaacttattttgACTACTACTGGTCTTTGTTTAAGTTGAGACAATTGTGCGTATGAGTCCTGCTTTTGTGTTTGGTATGGTATCTGGTATTTGATTTCAGTTATTTCACAATCATAAAGTTTAACAACAAGACTTACACTCAGGAAGCATTTCTTTTCAGCAACATGGGGAATTTAACATCCATGTACGAGGAGGCTCAATGGTTAGTCTTGACCACTCCAATTTGTGAACTCAAACCAATATATTCCTCCTGTCCAACCTGACACAATTCATATGCTCGAGTTCTctagtagtttttttttaacatgggAGTATCCCGGGCCGAGTCCCAGACTAATCTCCAAGAAGAGGTGTAACCCACAGATAGATCATTTTTCCAGATTTTTaaatgggccgaaagcatggTTTATATCCGCGTGGCCATAAATCAGGGTAATCTGAGTAACAACGGATTCGAACTCAGGTCCCTTAGAGATCCTGGAACGCCATGTACCACCCGACCACTGACTCGTGGTTAAGTTCTCTAGTAGTTGAACATCATTAATCAATCATTAAAGACATGGCAATTAACTAGTCAACGTTTAATCACCACTACGCTTATAAAACAACTCAAGAAGACAAGCACAATTTTATAGCTTGGACGCGTGTGAACGAAGCTCATATGTTTCATCCTTTAGAAGCCCAAACTCATAAAAAGAAATTCAGAATTTCACTCACATAAACAACAGTAACTCAGGGTCAACAAATTCCTTCCTTTATACCTTTGACCcgaaaagaaaaaatgtatataacaaaaacatcatttaatttatatatttgaacttATTACATCCAAAGCCATATTATAACAAATGGTTGGGGTATAGCTATACAAACATTTTAATACCAAGTTAGCCGATATAAGCTTACAATGTTTATATCCGCTAGTTATTGCTTACAAAATTTATTCTCATAAATGTAGTTACAGTTATTATGTATTTAGTAGTTTTAGAAGTAATTGAAAATTTAGTTCTTACTCATTTCCCAAGAGTGAAAAAATCTCTTAATCTCAACCCGCACGACATCTTCTACCACTACCAGGTTCACAACCCGGGTTAAATGGTTCTTCGTCACTTCCTGTTTTGCATGTTCCTGAGGCACAACTCTTGTGATCTTTGTCCTTAGCTTCACTCCCTGTGTGTGCTTCAGTTGTAGTCATGACGATACAGATAATGGCTACAAGAGCCAATGATAGAACAATTGTTTTCTTGGATATAACCATTTTGCTTTCGGTAAATTTGCGTTTTTGCTAATGAACTATAACTACTCGTGCTTTTTATAGTGTGAATTTTTATATGCTAAATAAAGAGTGTTTCTAATGGGTTTGGTTAGCCGTAACCTTTGGATATTTCGTTGATTTTACGCATTGGATGGTAAACCAcaatttttagttttgtataaaaatagtGAAAACATCGATGTActaaatagaaattaaaattattttctttccattccacaaatattttatttccttggCAAACTCTGGTGGATGaactatatatagtaaaaagCTCTCCATAAATTAATGATATTAGGGCTACCATATTtgcttaattaattatatggttATTAActtacaaaaggaaaaaaatatttttttcagaatttttataaaataataaaatagttaatttcAAATTACTAACATTAactaaatttgataaattttacttttatattattttattatagtaaatgatgtatataaaatattctttatagAATCCAAatgttgttttaaatataattttactaaatagtATCAAACTTTATTGAAGTGTTAAGAAAATGTATAgaaaattctattaaaaatataaaataaaagatacaatattttgtatgtacttataatagatatttttttcagCAACATAAACAGAATCATGTAAATTATTAATGTATatagatattaataatttatagtttaactgaaactatatatttacatagggtttctaaaaagttattatttatttatttgtgtcTTGTTTTGAATTGATCCGATTCAAGATCgtagaaaattattaatttatcgtaTTTAATCTatacagtttttaataaaaaattgaattcaaTTATATCAAACAACGTGTTCATTTTTGAgtaaaactaaaccaaattgTATATTGTCTTCAAGGGAAAAAAATTATAGCAGTTGCTTTTCTTCTAAACTCAAACACATGTCATTTCTTTTCTAGAAATAAAATCCAGtatttaattctaaatttaattaagaaattaatttgaggattttaagacataaaattatttaaactttttggtattaaattttagttacaGTTCCAATACACCCTTAATAGTTAATATACTTATGGTGTTCAAttactataaattttaaaagtttccatatactccctctatttttctaatataaattgttttagaaaaattcTTTTTGTTCCAAACTACATGATGTTTcagttttctatataaaatttactataatattatttgatcaataataatatacattttattttattattggttggATTATGTTACGgtaaataattaatgatgtttttgtttagaaaatgtaaaaaaaaaaaatattttttttaatctgtgtacatgaatttaaaatgaattatattaaaaacaaatcaaagGGAGTATAAATTAACTTTTCTCCTGTTTTGGGCTCTAAGCCAGTTAATATTTTGTGTGGGCCTCATTAAATTAGAAAGTCTGTGAAGTCTCGACGCAAAAGTCACAATTACCCTTACGAATCCACGTCACTTTCATCTTCTCCGATTTAACCTTTTACAGGTTTCTTCCGATAATTCCTCAAACAGACAGGAACCAAATCAAAACCACTGGCCATGCTCAGATCCGGCCTCGCTTCGTTAATCGTCGATGTCAATTTACGGCGCACGTTACTTCCCCTCGCATCCTTCTCTCACCCTGCTCATCTTAGCCGTTCCTCACGCTGCGTTCCTCCTTCCCACAGACCTCTAAGATTTCGAATCCAGACATGTAACCACCGCCGTGTATCCTCGTATTCGTCTTCTTCGGAGAAACACGGACCATCTTCGTCCACCCAACGATCAAGCCTCGCGGGTCAAGAAGACGCAGTCACGGCGGCTCAGAACAGCTTCAACGGTCATAGCCACCTTGATGGAGACGACAACTCTTCACCGCAGCAACCCTCTTCCAAAGTTCTTACATTACCCACCGTTTTAACCATCGCTCGTGTGGCTGCCGTGCCACTTCTCGTCGCAAGTAGGTTTCATTAGTTGCAGGCAGCAAAACGTTGCGTTTCATCTAAAGttgattccttttttttttctctgctgCTTTGTAGCCTTCTACGCTGATAGTTCCTGGGGAACGACTGCTACTACAAGCATCTTCATTGCAGCCGCCGTTACAGACTGGCTTGACGGCTATCTTGCACGAAAGGTACTTCCTTTATTACAAAACTCTATCACAGTGCAGTCTTAATGGTCAGATCATGTGCGTTTTCAGATGAAGTTAGGTTCTGCGTTTGGTGCCTTTTTGGATCCAGTTGCTGATAAGGTGTGCATTGTTTTAGACTTGTCTTTAGTGGAAGAAAGAATCATATGTTTATGATATGTATTTTGGGTTCTCAGCTTATGGTTGCAGCTACTCTGATCTTACTCTGTACAAAACCTATAGACGTTGCTGTATTAGGATCAGTTCCATGGTTATTGACGGTTCCTTCTATTGCAATCATTGGTCGGGAGGTAAGTTAATGTTGAAAGTTCATTCACTTGCAGAGTAAGTTAGCATGTCCTTAACTTATGAGACGTTTGTCTTCACGTAGATTACAATGTCTGCAGTAAGAGAATGGGCTGCATCTCAAAATGGGAAGCTTTTAGAGGTAAAGTTAAAATCAACAACatctagcttttttttttgtttgtttgttaaatgTTCTTTACTGAATCATGAAATGGGCATTGATTGATTGAATTGCTCACCAGGCCGTTGCTGTAAATAACTTGGGCAAGTGGAAAACCGCTACGCAGATGACAGCACTAACCATACTTCTCGCAGGCCGTGATAGCAATGTTGGATGGCTTGTAGCTTGTGGTGCTGGTTTGCTCTATGTATCAGCAGGACTGTCGGTTTGGTCTTTAGTCGTTTATATGAGGAAGATATGGAAAGTATTACTCAAGTAATCATATACCtatcagttttgtttttttttttgctttaaccTGCATTTGGATATAGAGAGGGTCTCAGTCATCACCTGAACAAACTTGAATGCTGAAAGTGTTGGTTGGCTTTTTCCCAACATAATGTAAAGTATGGTATAGTCTTGGTTCACAATCCTAATCATGGTGTATTGTAGATTGGTTTTGTACTGGTGTTCCAGTAAAACTTTTAGATTAATGCATCTATGTTCTTTCTGTTCATTGTACAAAGGGTGGATCTTATTAGCTATCAAAAAAGTTTGAGAAAACAATCTAAAAGAGACCAAAAGAAGAAACATAAGCCTATACATCTATTATCTTCTTGTCTTATTGGACTAAGAACTCGTTATATGAGAAGTCAGGACTGCTAAGTAGATCGAAATGCTTGCTTCCAAGCGTGTCTTTTAGTATCGTGATCTGACCTTCCTTGAGGAGTGTGTCCTCCTCCAATCTCTCCACCTCTTTCTTCAACATCTCCTTCTCTGACTCCAAATTTGTGTTTCTCTTTCTGCATTCCTTTACTTCCTTACTCATCTCTTTATTTTCCTCCAACACTTTTGTTAATGTAACTTTCATGCTAGTAAACTGTTTAGCAGCTTCTTGGAGATTGGTTTCAAGCTGCTTCACGTTCTCGTCCTTCTTCACCATCTGAagtcaacatcatcatcatcatcagaaaaCACTCAAGGAGCTTAACTATTTACTTATGATGCGAGTCATGTGTCTCCTTATGAATTACCTGAATCTTGAGGTCTTTTAGTTGGTGTGTGTTTATTGAAAGCTTGTCTAAGACGTTCTGGATTTCACGTTGGAGAACTTCGTTACCTCGTACACTTGCTGCAACTTCTGCTTGCAGCTGCTCAATCTCTTGTTCCTTGCAATACAGTTTCTCTCTTAACAAACTCGTCACTAGAGTCTCTGCTCTCAGTTCAGATCTCAGGAGTTTCTAAAATCAGTTTAAAAAGTGAAACACTTAGCACAGCCAAACATGTAATAAACCCTTTGTTGAAATGAAACTCACCTCCACAGTTTGGTTGTTTTGCTCACTAGACATCAGTGATTCTGAGTTTGATGCAATCTCATTGGATTTCTCAAGCAACAAACTGTTGACTGTCTGCAAACTCCTCTTGAGGCTTTCAGTTCCACGCCGTATTCCATGGACATTCATCTCAGACTCAATCAGAAACTGCTCACTCAACCCATTACCCATCTCCTCAGATAATCTCTCTTTGATGAACTTGAGCAACTTGTAACACAGCTGCGTGCTCTCACTCAACATCGAAACCCCTTGGTCTTGCAAGAGGCATACACGCATCTTCATCTCATTGTCTAGCTTGAAAGTCGTCATAGTGCCATAGCTCCGCAAACAAGCATTCTCTACACGTAGTGAATCAGCTTCGAGCTTCATTGATTCCACCTCCTTTCTGAGTGAGAACTCAACCCCTGTCAACCTTATCTGCTCCATCTGCAATCTCTTCACCATATCTTCAGAAGGTTGCTTCTCAGTTTCCTCGGAGAGACTATCTCTAAGTCCCTGAATCGTCTTCTCTTGTTCCCCACATGTTCTAACCAACCTCGCAACAGATTTGTGCAACTCCTTGCACTCCATCTCCTTCTCCTCAAACTCTCTTCTCACACAATCAAGCTCTTCCGTAGCACCAGCGTAACTCTCTTGTAACTTGGAGAGGTTTTGCGTAAGATACACGTTTTCTTGACCCCTTTCCTCTGCTGTTTCACTCAACTCATTAACTTTCTCCTCCATGTTTCTCATCATATCGATGCGCTCGGATTCCTTTTCATGGAAAGTGGATACTTCTCTCTGGAGTGAGACATTATGCTCAGCGAGCTCTCTGACACGCTCTCTCAGCCTCTTCTCTTCTATCTGGAAACTCTCGAGCTTCGAAGTCCACTCTACTGACCTTCTATCAAGCTCTTTCTCCAGTTCAAACTGTAACTCGCTCTTCTCTTTCTCAAGTCTCTTTATATGCAACTCTGAATCAGTCTTTGCTCGTTTGATCTCTTCCTTAGCGGAAGCTCTTTCATCCATCTGTGACCGCAGAAGAGTTAAGACTTCCAAAGCCAAACTTACCCTCTCATCATCAACCAAAGATGATACGTCAAAGTCACTGTCTGAAAAAAGCTTCTGCTCTTGAGAAAGCAGCTTCACTCTCTTCTCAGCTTCTTTATACTTCTTCTCTAGCTCGCCTTCTTTACAAACATTCTCACCTTGCAAGAACAGCTCTTGCTGCTCTGTGTGGTGGTCACTGGTGTAATATCCATTCATCGGTTCTTTGTGGTCAGAGAATGGAACAAGATTGGCGTAAACATCAAAGTCTTTTGAGTCATAACTCGATGCCTTACTATGAGTGAGTACGCTTCTTGAAAGTGAAGGAGCTGATGCATCTTTCATACAATTTTCTTGGACATGATGTGATAGTGGTGAAGAAGGGGTTTGAACTCGAGGTGGGAGCCTCCTTCCTTTGACACTCCCTGAGTGATGATTACtgtgtgaagaagaagaatcactgtgtgaagaagaagagatcttTTGCTTACAATGATGCTCTTCTCCATCAATGAAACGGTCCAAGACATGGGTAGAGAGATTACTAGAACAAGTTGGAGATGAATAATCATTGTACATGTGACCGTCTTCTCCTCCTTGGCTTCCCGGTGTAAAACATCTGAAACTTGAATCAATTCAGCAAAGAGAAACATTGATACATATCTTTAACAAAACAATGTCACACAAAGAAAATAGAGAAAGTAAagatcatttattttaattttttaccgAGATGAATGAGTTCGCTGTTGACTGGTTCCATCAACGAGAAAAGCAGCGGAAGAAAGTGAACGGCTTCGTCTAAGAGCGtggccaccaccaccactctTCTTTGGACTAgtttttgattctttttctCGGAGAATATGTTTATCAGTGGCATTACTAGATGATGAcgatttgaaaaagaaaagctTCTTCATTTTTTGGTTGTGTGTAATCTCCCAGTATCAAAGCTTAAAAGAGTTTGTAAGAAGAGTGTTGGAAAGTGAAACCTACTTAAAACCACTTTGATTGCTTGCTTGCTGGATGCTGGATGAGAATCATTCAACGCATTTGACTCCTGATGAGTTAAAAATAGGAATCAAGATGTAGAACTTGTCAGAGAGCTTTATGACAGATCCGTAATTTACTACGAAACCCCAAAATCGAATTATATCATTTGTTGAAGTCGACCATCGAACCTGGGGGCGGAGAAATTGAAGAAGAAAGTATAGTACAGTTACGAACATTCGAAATAACAATaaatcgaaaagaaaaaaaaaacaaaatctattgAAAGCACAACAAACCTTTGAAGTTAGGAGAGATTCTTCAGAATCGAAAGCGAAACCGAAACGGAAAAACCACGTTTTATGACGGCGTTACTATTTGAACAGCGATTCGGAAAGACATGTAGTGACGACGACAAACAATGTGGCCTTTCAGCTTTCTCCCGTGAGCGTTTTCTGGAAATtcaaatctcttctttttttcgtTGGGCGGATAAAAGCCCCTTCCAGAGGAGGAGCGGGCCGTTTTGAATTTTCTTATTGTGGGCCCATTTCTTTTAcctgtttttatattttctttttctttttttaacaattgTTAGCTGTTTTTATCACTTATATTGGATTTCTCTCGACCAAAGTTTTTGTTTGACATTTTTAGTCAGTACAGCAATGCCAAAACTATTTGATACTCATATAACCATTTGCACCCTCCAACTCTTCACTCCATTCATCTAGTAGAGGATAAAAGGAGCTTATCGGAACAAAATCACATTGAGCGAAATACAAAGAACACACACATATGCCTTATTGAAAGTTTTATTCATCAACCGACATGACTGGCtggtttattaaaatattagaaggCTTATTTCACTCGGTGATGGGCACGATAGTAACTCCAACGCTGTGGATGACATCACTAGCTTTCCCGTGGAACCCGACGATCTTGTGGCCATTCTCCCCGAGAGTGAACTTCTCACCCGCATCCATTCCAAACGGAGTTGACTCCCTTTTGTTCGTCTTGAACTGAAGTGAGATAATAGCTGGTTCATCCACTCCAAAGATCTTATCGTAGTATCCTACCAAGGCCGTGAGATACTCACCATCCTCAAGGACAAACTGAAAACACACTCAAAATAACAAtgataaaaatgtaaatttaatttAGGGAAGTATAATGTATTACAAAAATGCATCTTGTTGTTTTCAAGAAAATGACCTCTTCAGCTCCAAGTACCGTCTCTTTCCCATGTTCATCTCCAGGTACCAAGTCTGTTCCCTTAGTGTACTCAAACTTGACAAAGGATACACCGTTGTTACCTTGTCCTACGTATATCTTTCTTACACCGTCGTAAACACCATCATCCCATGCAACTCCTCCGTTGCCGCCTACCGACGGTAGTTTCTTGGCTGGTATAAAAGGTGCAAAATATGCTCCTAGAGCATCAATAGCGTCACCTTGTTGTCCATGGAATCCGACAAGGCGACAATCCTTTTGCTCAAGAACAAACTTATTTCCCTTTGTATACCCAAAGGATGATGTTCTCCCTTTTGATGTTTGGATGGTAAGCGAGGTGATGACGGTATTTTGAAAAAGGTTTGGCTTATCATAGGTTGCAGCCACCGATTTGATGTATTCATCCGGGAAATCAAGCACAAACTGCAACAACAAGCAACATCCAAGAAAGTAAATGTTTAACTGTAAATCATCTCTCTCAAATAGTCAAAGCTCCTAACGACTAGAAAACTCTCAGAATCACTAACTATACTTactgttttacatttttacatataaatatatagtttacatCTAAAACCATGGAgctatagttttttttagatTATTGAACCAATCATGTATAGTGATAGAAGTACCTCGTTTGTTGTTCCTCCTTTCACTCCATGGTGAAGTTTCTCTGACTTGCAACCTTTGGCATACTCGAACTCTAAATAAGTGATACGATGATCATCTTGACCAATGCTCAGCCTTTTAACGGCGTCGAAAGAGCCATCATTCCAAACACGTCCCTCTGTACCACCTTGAGCATCCAGCTTGTACAATAAAGGTGTGAGAGAGGGAATTACAAAGTAAACTCCAATGGCGTCGAGGGCATCACCCGCACGCCCATGAAACCCTACGACTTTCTTTCCGTGATCCTCAAACTCGAACTTTGTACCATTCACAAGTCCGAGCAAGTTTGGACCAAACGTTGGAGACTTTCTACCCTTTGAAGTCTTGAAGACGAGAGATGTGATCACTTCTGTGCCAATGAGACCCACTTTGTTGTAGCTTCCCTCCACCGCTATGATGTATTCATCAGGGTGTTGAGCTACAACAAACTAGTGCATGCCAAAAGTTTCATTAAGTATAAATGAAATTATTGATGTATAAATTCAAGAATGGGAAGAATAAAAATATGGTAGTGGAGAACCTCTTTAGGGTTTTGATCTTTTGTCCCATGTTCACGTGTTACTACTTGGCCATCAACCTTCACGTAGTCAAATTTGATGTAAGTAATACGTGTGAGATCTTGCCCTACGTAGACTTTTCTTACACCTTTGTA encodes the following:
- the LOC108843875 gene encoding CDP-diacylglycerol--glycerol-3-phosphate 3-phosphatidyltransferase 1, chloroplastic, coding for MLRSGLASLIVDVNLRRTLLPLASFSHPAHLSRSSRCVPPSHRPLRFRIQTCNHRRVSSYSSSSEKHGPSSSTQRSSLAGQEDAVTAAQNSFNGHSHLDGDDNSSPQQPSSKVLTLPTVLTIARVAAVPLLVATFYADSSWGTTATTSIFIAAAVTDWLDGYLARKMKLGSAFGAFLDPVADKLMVAATLILLCTKPIDVAVLGSVPWLLTVPSIAIIGREITMSAVREWAASQNGKLLEAVAVNNLGKWKTATQMTALTILLAGRDSNVGWLVACGAGLLYVSAGLSVWSLVVYMRKIWKVLLK
- the LOC108845293 gene encoding uncharacterized protein LOC108845293 isoform X2 — translated: MKKLFFFKSSSSSNATDKHILREKESKTSPKKSGGGGHALRRSRSLSSAAFLVDGTSQQRTHSSRCFTPGSQGGEDGHMYNDYSSPTCSSNLSTHVLDRFIDGEEHHCKQKISSSSHSDSSSSHSNHHSGSVKGRRLPPRVQTPSSPLSHHVQENCMKDASAPSLSRSVLTHSKASSYDSKDFDVYANLVPFSDHKEPMNGYYTSDHHTEQQELFLQGENVCKEGELEKKYKEAEKRVKLLSQEQKLFSDSDFDVSSLVDDERVSLALEVLTLLRSQMDERASAKEEIKRAKTDSELHIKRLEKEKSELQFELEKELDRRSVEWTSKLESFQIEEKRLRERVRELAEHNVSLQREVSTFHEKESERIDMMRNMEEKVNELSETAEERGQENVYLTQNLSKLQESYAGATEELDCVRREFEEKEMECKELHKSVARLVRTCGEQEKTIQGLRDSLSEETEKQPSEDMVKRLQMEQIRLTGVEFSLRKEVESMKLEADSLRVENACLRSYGTMTTFKLDNEMKMRVCLLQDQGVSMLSESTQLCYKLLKFIKERLSEEMGNGLSEQFLIESEMNVHGIRRGTESLKRSLQTVNSLLLEKSNEIASNSESLMSSEQNNQTVEKLLRSELRAETLVTSLLREKLYCKEQEIEQLQAEVAASVRGNEVLQREIQNVLDKLSINTHQLKDLKIQMVKKDENVKQLETNLQEAAKQFTSMKVTLTKVLEENKEMSKEVKECRKRNTNLESEKEMLKKEVERLEEDTLLKEGQITILKDTLGSKHFDLLSSPDFSYNEFLVQ
- the LOC108845293 gene encoding uncharacterized protein LOC108845293 isoform X1 encodes the protein MKKLFFFKSSSSSNATDKHILREKESKTSPKKSGGGGHALRRSRSLSSAAFLVDGTSQQRTHSSRFRCFTPGSQGGEDGHMYNDYSSPTCSSNLSTHVLDRFIDGEEHHCKQKISSSSHSDSSSSHSNHHSGSVKGRRLPPRVQTPSSPLSHHVQENCMKDASAPSLSRSVLTHSKASSYDSKDFDVYANLVPFSDHKEPMNGYYTSDHHTEQQELFLQGENVCKEGELEKKYKEAEKRVKLLSQEQKLFSDSDFDVSSLVDDERVSLALEVLTLLRSQMDERASAKEEIKRAKTDSELHIKRLEKEKSELQFELEKELDRRSVEWTSKLESFQIEEKRLRERVRELAEHNVSLQREVSTFHEKESERIDMMRNMEEKVNELSETAEERGQENVYLTQNLSKLQESYAGATEELDCVRREFEEKEMECKELHKSVARLVRTCGEQEKTIQGLRDSLSEETEKQPSEDMVKRLQMEQIRLTGVEFSLRKEVESMKLEADSLRVENACLRSYGTMTTFKLDNEMKMRVCLLQDQGVSMLSESTQLCYKLLKFIKERLSEEMGNGLSEQFLIESEMNVHGIRRGTESLKRSLQTVNSLLLEKSNEIASNSESLMSSEQNNQTVEKLLRSELRAETLVTSLLREKLYCKEQEIEQLQAEVAASVRGNEVLQREIQNVLDKLSINTHQLKDLKIQMVKKDENVKQLETNLQEAAKQFTSMKVTLTKVLEENKEMSKEVKECRKRNTNLESEKEMLKKEVERLEEDTLLKEGQITILKDTLGSKHFDLLSSPDFSYNEFLVQ
- the LOC108845293 gene encoding uncharacterized protein LOC108845293 isoform X3, with amino-acid sequence MYNDYSSPTCSSNLSTHVLDRFIDGEEHHCKQKISSSSHSDSSSSHSNHHSGSVKGRRLPPRVQTPSSPLSHHVQENCMKDASAPSLSRSVLTHSKASSYDSKDFDVYANLVPFSDHKEPMNGYYTSDHHTEQQELFLQGENVCKEGELEKKYKEAEKRVKLLSQEQKLFSDSDFDVSSLVDDERVSLALEVLTLLRSQMDERASAKEEIKRAKTDSELHIKRLEKEKSELQFELEKELDRRSVEWTSKLESFQIEEKRLRERVRELAEHNVSLQREVSTFHEKESERIDMMRNMEEKVNELSETAEERGQENVYLTQNLSKLQESYAGATEELDCVRREFEEKEMECKELHKSVARLVRTCGEQEKTIQGLRDSLSEETEKQPSEDMVKRLQMEQIRLTGVEFSLRKEVESMKLEADSLRVENACLRSYGTMTTFKLDNEMKMRVCLLQDQGVSMLSESTQLCYKLLKFIKERLSEEMGNGLSEQFLIESEMNVHGIRRGTESLKRSLQTVNSLLLEKSNEIASNSESLMSSEQNNQTVEKLLRSELRAETLVTSLLREKLYCKEQEIEQLQAEVAASVRGNEVLQREIQNVLDKLSINTHQLKDLKIQMVKKDENVKQLETNLQEAAKQFTSMKVTLTKVLEENKEMSKEVKECRKRNTNLESEKEMLKKEVERLEEDTLLKEGQITILKDTLGSKHFDLLSSPDFSYNEFLVQ